One genomic window of Campylobacter fetus subsp. fetus includes the following:
- a CDS encoding response regulator, translating to MRLGKLKGVDILVVEDCDMARTALKLGLKPYCRCYYEASNGYEGIEIFKNHKIDIIITDIHMPLLNGLEMIEEIKKIKPQQSFIVITSYDTDENFFRSIKDGAMQFIRKPLVIEDVQNALLLAISKKEDKIFKISSNIRVNLSNETIFDGEKQLFLTNIENKLLWLFCYNINMVVTYDMIEEYVYDSLDVKKGSIHTAVLRLKKHLDGINIENISAKGYILRKFSEN from the coding sequence ATGAGACTAGGAAAGTTAAAAGGCGTTGATATCTTAGTTGTTGAAGATTGCGATATGGCAAGAACCGCTTTAAAGCTGGGATTAAAGCCGTATTGTCGTTGCTATTATGAAGCAAGTAACGGATATGAGGGTATAGAAATATTTAAAAATCATAAGATCGATATCATTATCACAGATATTCATATGCCGCTGCTAAATGGACTTGAGATGATAGAAGAGATAAAAAAGATAAAGCCTCAACAGAGTTTTATAGTAATTACTTCATATGATACTGACGAGAATTTTTTTCGCTCTATAAAAGATGGAGCTATGCAGTTTATCAGAAAACCGCTTGTCATAGAAGATGTGCAAAATGCTCTACTTTTGGCAATATCTAAAAAAGAGGATAAGATATTTAAAATATCATCAAACATAAGGGTTAATTTATCTAATGAAACGATATTTGATGGCGAAAAACAGCTATTTTTGACGAATATAGAAAATAAACTTCTTTGGCTATTTTGTTATAATATAAATATGGTCGTAACTTATGATATGATAGAAGAGTATGTTTATGATAGTCTTGATGTTAAAAAAGGCTCTATCCATACGGCGGTTTTAAGACTCAAAAAGCATCTTGATGGTATAAATATCGAAAATATATCGGCAAAAGGGTATATTCTTAGAAAATTTAGTGAAAATTAA
- a CDS encoding thiol:disulfide interchange protein DsbA/DsbL — translation MRVNLLIKKCIAAAAVFGAINAAAFSEGVDFVKLETPIPNSDGLVTKVYSYDCPFCYKYDKAVTKAVMQKLPEMKFEPMHLATKGKFGKQASELFAVLIAKDNASGTNLLDDKSLFKKAKFAYYKAYHDKKERWGGDANNQENVNAFLSVGFEASGINKADLEAGLKDEKVKAMLERWGMDANSGYAYGVAKIQGVPAFVVDGKYLIYTKAIKGIDAMAELIKYLHTLK, via the coding sequence ATGAGAGTTAATTTATTAATTAAAAAATGTATAGCCGCCGCCGCGGTTTTCGGTGCTATAAATGCAGCTGCGTTTAGCGAGGGAGTGGATTTTGTAAAGTTAGAAACACCTATTCCAAACTCCGATGGTTTAGTTACGAAAGTTTATAGTTATGATTGTCCGTTTTGCTATAAATATGACAAAGCGGTCACAAAAGCGGTTATGCAAAAACTACCCGAGATGAAATTCGAGCCTATGCATCTTGCCACAAAAGGTAAATTCGGCAAGCAAGCCAGTGAGCTTTTTGCGGTTTTGATAGCTAAGGATAACGCTTCAGGAACAAATTTATTAGACGATAAATCACTATTTAAAAAAGCTAAATTCGCATACTATAAAGCCTACCACGACAAAAAAGAGAGATGGGGCGGAGATGCTAATAATCAAGAAAACGTAAATGCATTTTTAAGCGTAGGATTTGAAGCTTCTGGTATAAATAAAGCTGATTTAGAAGCCGGATTGAAAGATGAAAAAGTAAAAGCTATGCTTGAGAGATGGGGAATGGACGCAAATAGCGGATATGCGTATGGTGTAGCAAAGATCCAAGGCGTTCCTGCGTTTGTCGTAGATGGAAAATATCTTATCTATACAAAAGCTATCAAAGGTATAGACGCTATGGCTGAACTTATAAAATACCTACATACATTAAAATAA
- the dsbI gene encoding protein-disulfide oxidoreductase DsbI has protein sequence MEFFKDLKSDPIGKVASLQDERAIWIIMVVAMSGLVIVAHSLFQNYVYMAPCEQCVYIRFSMLVMALGGVIAAINPKNIILKIIGYVLGFYGAIIGMMYCIKLNSIHHAVHSEDPFGVQGCSAEPSFPFGLPLDMWAPDWFKPTGDCGYDNPIVPDDVSLSWLQQWFVDFYSEGWYLIPSLKFMNMAQACFIAYAVAFILLFAMFICWILKLKRA, from the coding sequence ATGGAGTTTTTCAAGGACTTAAAAAGTGATCCGATAGGCAAAGTAGCCTCTTTGCAAGATGAAAGGGCTATTTGGATAATTATGGTCGTGGCTATGAGCGGACTAGTTATAGTCGCTCATAGTTTGTTTCAAAACTATGTCTATATGGCGCCTTGCGAACAGTGCGTTTATATAAGGTTTTCTATGCTTGTTATGGCTCTTGGCGGCGTGATTGCCGCTATAAATCCTAAAAATATTATCCTAAAAATTATCGGATATGTTTTGGGATTTTATGGAGCCATTATAGGAATGATGTATTGTATAAAGCTAAACTCTATACATCACGCAGTTCATAGCGAAGATCCTTTTGGCGTACAAGGCTGCTCAGCCGAGCCTAGTTTTCCTTTTGGACTTCCGCTTGATATGTGGGCGCCTGATTGGTTTAAACCGACCGGGGATTGCGGATATGATAATCCTATAGTTCCTGATGACGTGAGCCTTTCATGGCTTCAACAATGGTTTGTGGATTTTTATAGCGAGGGTTGGTATCTTATCCCTTCGCTTAAGTTTATGAACATGGCACAAGCTTGCTTTATAGCTTACGCTGTTGCTTTCATACTTCTTTTTGCTATGTTTATTTGCTGGATTTTAAAATTAAAAAGAGCATAA